From Sus scrofa isolate TJ Tabasco breed Duroc chromosome 18, Sscrofa11.1, whole genome shotgun sequence, a single genomic window includes:
- the LSM8 gene encoding LSM8 homolog, U6 small nuclear RNA associated: MTSALENYINRTVAVITSDGRMIVGTLKGFDQTINLILDESHERVFSSSQGVEQVVLGLYIVRGDNVAVIGEIDEETDSALDLGNIRAEPLNSVAH; encoded by the exons ATGACGTCCGCCTTGGAGAACTACATCAACC GAACTGTTGCTGTCATTACTTCTGATGGGAGAATGATTGTG GGAACCCTGAAAGGCTTTGACCAGACCATTAATTTGATTTTGGATGAAAGCCATGAACGAGTGTTCAGTTCCTCACAGGGAGTAGAACAAGTGGTACTAGGGTTATACATCGTAAGAGGAGACAATGT GGCAGTCATTGGAGAGATTGATGAAGAGACAGATTCGGCACTTGATTTGGGAAATATTCGAGCAGAACCTCTGAATTCTGTGGCACACTGA